One stretch of Armigeres subalbatus isolate Guangzhou_Male chromosome 2, GZ_Asu_2, whole genome shotgun sequence DNA includes these proteins:
- the LOC134208877 gene encoding uncharacterized protein LOC134208877, with protein sequence MTTYRKLAAALIAFVLISTGSAKNLTKNANELVQFEGRLQSAESYWYNDVYYWWPWFSDVATVIMIKLKIAIGMAAVYAFGDGYYWKKKKDAGKEVAPDYLEQKYDYDCHDSKPWYKFWDRHKRDLSGNYEHKEHDRSYVEFAFDLFDVKNEDCRRLVICEMDFDTAARTKTKIGTNYKHDLFRKYRGKVPKRRSECKKMYSKCTLPSSGADSETVIKASKLIPTDPKR encoded by the exons ATGACCACCTACAGAAAATTGGCAGCAGCGTTGATAGCTTTTGTTCTGATTAGCACCGGAAGTGCGAAGAATCTAACGAAAAATGCTAATGAACTGGTGCAATTTGAAGGCAGACTACAGTCAGCAGAATCCTATTGGTACAACGACGTCTATTACT GGTGGCCTTGGTTCAGCGACGTTGCAACGGTGATCATGATAAAGCTCAAAATCGCCATTGGAATGGCAGCTGTTTACGCGTTCGGAGATGGCTACTattggaagaagaagaaagatgcaGGTAAAGAAGTTGCACCCGATTATCTAGAGCAGAAATACGATTACGACTGCCACGATTCTAAGCCTTGGTACAAGTTTTGGGATCGTCACAAACGAGACTTGAGCGGAAACTACGAACACAAAGAACACGACCGAAGCTACGTTGAGTTTGCTTTTGATTTGTTCGACGTCAAGAACGAAGATTGTCGGCGATTGGTAATTTGCGAGATGGATTTCGATACTGCAGCGAGAACTAAAACgaaaatcggaacaaactacaaACACGACTTGTTCAGGAAATATCGTGGAAAGGTTCCCAAGCGAAGAAGTGAATGCAAGAAAATGTACAGCAAATGTACGCTGCCTTCGAGTGGAGCCGATAGCGAGACTGTGATAAAAGCAAGCAAGCTGATTCCAACAGACCCCAAGCGATAA
- the LOC134218318 gene encoding uncharacterized protein LOC134218318 isoform X2 produces MIRTVRLCVEVKAILTILVVCYVTGVAYGFSRKGDRDLSSADLKEVSARASQAVEAYYGQMWFRLWQGPMIMVLKYTAILGLLMFTFGTTAIQGAVVYNKQTSENAANQKPVVIDGYVESYGPSQPHKHFWG; encoded by the exons ATGATCAGGACCGTTAGGCTGTGCGTCGAGGTGAAGGCTATTCTGACCATTCTCGTTGTGTGCTACGTTACAGGTGTTGCCTACGGTTTCAGCAGGAAGGGAGACCGTGATCTATCTTCGGCCGATTTGAAGGAAGTAAGTGCTCGAGCTTCACAGGCTGTGGAAGCTTACTACGGGCAAATGT GGTTTCGCTTGTGGCAAGGTCCGATGATAATGGTGCTTAAATATACAGCCATCTTGGGACTCTTGATGTTCACCTTCGGTACCACAGCAATTCAGGGAGCAGTTGTGTACAACAAGCAAACAAGCGAAAATGCCGCGAACCAAAAACCTGTTGTAATTGATGGTTATGTGGAAAGTTATGG TCCTTCACAACCACACAAACATTTCTGGGGATAG
- the LOC134218318 gene encoding uncharacterized protein LOC134218318 isoform X1: protein MIRTVRLCVEVKAILTILVVCYVTGVAYGFSRKGDRDLSSADLKEVSARASQAVEAYYGQMWFRLWQGPMIMVLKYTAILGLLMFTFGTTAIQGAVVYNKQTSENAANQKPVVIDGYVESYGSPSQPHKHFWG from the exons ATGATCAGGACCGTTAGGCTGTGCGTCGAGGTGAAGGCTATTCTGACCATTCTCGTTGTGTGCTACGTTACAGGTGTTGCCTACGGTTTCAGCAGGAAGGGAGACCGTGATCTATCTTCGGCCGATTTGAAGGAAGTAAGTGCTCGAGCTTCACAGGCTGTGGAAGCTTACTACGGGCAAATGT GGTTTCGCTTGTGGCAAGGTCCGATGATAATGGTGCTTAAATATACAGCCATCTTGGGACTCTTGATGTTCACCTTCGGTACCACAGCAATTCAGGGAGCAGTTGTGTACAACAAGCAAACAAGCGAAAATGCCGCGAACCAAAAACCTGTTGTAATTGATGGTTATGTGGAAAGTTATGG AAGTCCTTCACAACCACACAAACATTTCTGGGGATAG
- the LOC134218320 gene encoding uncharacterized protein LOC134218320 has translation MANRRTVIALLVVVMVALCTVVTADTAVESPRIAESPDREQSRQVDGSKYWLHGGWGWGWGWGIAAYVLAIVKGSILLGLFVIWAFFKGFGGKKHGGGCAPIIIRESPPPSYEHHHHPWDRNSVVYSRSKRSPDYMDSELYWTDLVTDMGLSFLGVHSKDCRKRFVCEVSVREKHDPILKFATSVFGVDIFRRYRSNDNNNATTFEDCSNLYSKCKLGGPSISFNVLTQPINLLQDLDTGDGDQIDYSPTSEETSHDVDDLDEATEEPTTTTTEPPKRKSFNKRKRYFKSA, from the exons ATGGCTAACCGAAGGACAGTGATTGCGCTGCTGGTGGTTGTGATGGTGGCATTGTGCACGGTAGTGACGGCCGATACTGCAGTGGAGTCACCACGGATAGCTGAATCGCCGGATCGGGAGCAAAGTCGTCAGGTTGATGGTAGTAAAT ATTGGTTACATGGTGGATGGGGCTGGGGATGGGGTTGGGGTATTGCAGCGTATGTGCTGGCGATCGTCAAAGGTTCCATCCTGTTGGGTTTGTTCGTCATCtgggcctttttcaagggattCGGAGGAAAGAAACATGGAGGAGGCTGTGCTCCGATCATCATTCGTGAATCGCCACCGCCAAGCTATGAACATCACCATCATCCCTGGGACCGCAACTCGGTTGTGTACTCAAGATCCAAACGCTCGCCGGACTATATGGACTCGGAACTGTACTGGACCGATTTGGTCACAGATATGGGATTGAGTTTTCTGGGAGTGCATTCAAAAGATTGTAGAAAACGATTTGTTTGTGAAGTAAGTGTGCGGGAGAAACATGATCCGATACTGAAATTTGCAACGTCGGTATTTGGAGTGGATATCTTTAGAAGATATCGTTCCAACGACAATAATAATGCCACCACGTTTGAAGATTGTTCCAATTTATACTCGAAGTGTAAGCTCGGGGGTCCTTCTATTTCTTTCAACGTTCTGACCCAACCGATAAATTTACTACAAGACCTCGACACCGGTGACGGAGATCAGATCGATTATTCTCCGACCAGCGAAGAAACGTCTCACGATGTGGACGACTTGGATGAAGCAACTGAAGAACCTACAACTACCACAACAGAGCCACCAAAAAGGAAAAGCTTCAATAAACGAAAACGGTATTTCAAATCTGCCTAA
- the LOC134214165 gene encoding uncharacterized protein LOC134214165, which yields MNIIHVAVVVFLLLVSSENAVLAIVGHRATPSSPTQARAIGEPRGDWYNEIGYPQQFFRAQLTWFKIGFYYMLVFLKIFLLMGIWPEFRDKEEDVSPYNCEGCGQNKVYYSSGSWPSYG from the exons ATGAATATCATCCATGTGGCTGTGGTCGTCTTTCTACTCCTAGTGAGCAGTGAAAATGCAGTGCTGGCGATAGTGGGCCACCGTGCCACTCCATCGAGTCCAACACAGGCCAGGGCCATAGGTGAACCACGCGGCGATTGGTACAATGAAATCG GATACCCACAGCAGTTTTTCAGAGCACAATTGACATGGTTTAAAATAGGGTTTTACTACATGTTGGTGTTTCTGAAAATTTTCCTCCTGATGGGAATATGGCCAGAGTTCAGGGACAAGGAAGAAGATGTATCACCGTACAATTGCGAAGGATGTGGTCAAAATAAAGTTTATTACAG TTCTGGATCTTGGCCGAGCTATGGTTGA